From a region of the Candidatus Bathyarchaeota archaeon genome:
- the purS gene encoding phosphoribosylformylglycinamidine synthase subunit PurS, with translation MLYKARVEVSLKSGHSDPEGETTTRSLRELAYLVRIVGVSKMYTITLEANSRSDAETKVESMCKKLLANPTKDNYTFQVEEAK, from the coding sequence ATGCTGTACAAAGCTCGAGTGGAAGTAAGCCTTAAATCAGGGCACTCTGACCCAGAGGGAGAAACAACTACACGCTCTCTAAGAGAACTCGCTTACCTTGTTAGAATCGTCGGAGTAAGCAAAATGTACACAATAACCCTAGAAGCGAACTCCAGAAGCGACGCAGAAACCAAAGTAGAAAGCATGTGCAAAAAACTGTTGGCCAATCCCACTAAAGATAACTACACTTTTCAGGTTGAAGAAGCTAAATGA